The Haloarchaeobius amylolyticus genome window below encodes:
- a CDS encoding phospholipase D-like domain-containing protein — protein MLRSLALLALVCTALVAPALGAAGAGGPQSAAVGSPAPETATAPPENQTGPRIVAVAPNPAAAGDHGEYVVVAFPDRTDLSGWTLGDDEETARLPNVTVSGRVALTAEPAALRDDVADRVVAVPDFPALANGGESVVLADADRVVARFTYERAPEAEAWTGDRWVPYGATDFAPATSGPTTVRAFVTPDSRVPLDAIHDAEERVLLAGYTFTSARVTDALVAAAERGVTVRVLVDGAPVGGVSEHQVARLDRLVRAGVAVRVLDGPRARYDFHHAKYAVADDRALVLTENWKPSGTGGRANRGWGVSLREGPTDALARVFAADWAAHDALPWRSVRGDVDPVLPDPATGDYPSRIDARTVPVERVTVLVAPDNAESRLTHLVRTANHSVRVEQMAVGSVETPLVRAAIAAARNGTRVRILLSSAWYAEEENARVAAQLDRLAAREGLDLDAKLVDPDGRFAKVHAKGVVVDRRHVVVGSVNWNSHSLRENREVAVVLTGDEVGAYYADAFDADWSTNRDVPSVLLVAAAVAAGGVAVVLYRRVRFETGNDCVKPPRDL, from the coding sequence GTGCTCCGGTCGCTCGCGCTGCTCGCGCTCGTCTGTACCGCGCTGGTAGCACCGGCTCTCGGCGCGGCCGGAGCTGGCGGCCCGCAGTCGGCCGCAGTCGGGTCCCCGGCTCCAGAGACCGCCACGGCGCCACCGGAGAACCAGACCGGTCCCCGCATCGTCGCGGTCGCGCCGAACCCCGCAGCCGCGGGCGACCACGGCGAGTACGTCGTGGTCGCGTTCCCCGACCGCACGGACCTCTCCGGGTGGACGCTCGGTGACGACGAGGAGACGGCGCGGCTCCCGAACGTGACCGTCTCGGGTCGCGTCGCACTCACCGCCGAACCGGCCGCGCTCCGCGACGACGTGGCCGACCGGGTCGTGGCGGTTCCCGACTTCCCCGCGCTCGCGAACGGCGGCGAAAGCGTCGTCCTCGCCGACGCGGACCGCGTCGTCGCCCGGTTCACGTACGAGCGCGCGCCGGAGGCCGAGGCGTGGACCGGCGACCGCTGGGTGCCCTACGGCGCGACCGACTTCGCGCCCGCCACCAGCGGCCCGACGACCGTCCGGGCCTTCGTCACGCCGGACTCACGGGTGCCACTCGACGCGATACACGACGCCGAGGAGCGGGTCCTCCTCGCCGGCTACACCTTCACGTCGGCCCGGGTGACCGACGCGCTCGTGGCCGCCGCCGAGCGAGGTGTGACCGTCCGGGTGCTGGTCGACGGCGCACCGGTCGGGGGCGTCAGCGAGCACCAGGTCGCGCGACTGGACCGGCTCGTCCGCGCCGGCGTCGCGGTCCGCGTCCTCGACGGCCCCCGCGCCCGCTACGACTTCCACCACGCGAAGTACGCGGTCGCCGACGACCGGGCGCTCGTGCTCACGGAGAACTGGAAGCCCTCGGGCACGGGCGGGCGGGCCAACCGCGGCTGGGGCGTCTCCCTCCGCGAGGGGCCGACCGACGCGCTGGCAAGGGTGTTCGCGGCGGACTGGGCGGCCCACGACGCGCTCCCCTGGCGGTCGGTCCGGGGCGACGTGGACCCGGTCCTCCCGGACCCGGCGACCGGCGACTACCCCTCGCGCATCGACGCGCGGACCGTGCCGGTCGAGCGCGTCACCGTCCTCGTCGCACCGGACAACGCCGAGTCACGGCTCACCCACCTCGTCCGCACCGCGAACCACTCGGTCCGGGTCGAGCAGATGGCGGTCGGGAGCGTCGAGACACCGCTGGTCCGGGCCGCCATCGCGGCCGCCCGGAACGGCACCCGGGTCCGCATCCTGCTGAGCAGCGCGTGGTACGCCGAGGAGGAGAACGCCCGCGTCGCGGCCCAGCTCGACCGACTCGCCGCCCGCGAGGGGCTCGACCTCGACGCGAAGCTCGTCGACCCCGACGGTCGGTTCGCGAAGGTCCACGCGAAGGGCGTGGTCGTGGACCGCCGCCACGTCGTCGTCGGGAGCGTCAACTGGAACAGCCACTCCCTGCGGGAGAACCGCGAGGTCGCGGTCGTCCTCACCGGCGACGAGGTGGGCGCCTACTACGCGGACGCCTTCGACGCCGACTGGTCGACGAACCGGGACGTTCCATCCGTCCTGCTGGTCGCCGCGGCGGTCGCGGCCGGGGGCGTCGCGGTGGTCCTGTACCGGCGGGTCAGGTTCGAGACAGGTAACGACTGCGTCAAGCCGCCGCGGGACCTCTG